One part of the Terrimicrobium sacchariphilum genome encodes these proteins:
- a CDS encoding GDP-L-fucose synthase family protein, with protein MSKDVPVYVAGHRGMVGSGIVRALERGGYTRILTRTRTELDLLDRAAVRSFFETERPRLVVDAAAKVGGIIANSEQPVEFLLQNITIQNNIIEAAADFGVDKLLFLGSSCIYPKLATQPITEDSLLSGPLEPTNDAYALAKIAGIKLCQAYAKQYGKNFISGMPTNLYGPNDNFDLHTSHVLPALIRKVHEAKLRGDKSYVVWGTGSPRREFLHVDDLSEACLFLLENYNEPEIVNIGCGEDVTIRELAETVCDVLGFQGELVFDTTKPDGTPRKLLDMSKLLSMGWKPRIPLREGIRGAYDWYLQHGSR; from the coding sequence ATGAGTAAAGACGTACCAGTCTACGTGGCAGGCCACCGGGGGATGGTGGGAAGCGGCATCGTACGCGCCCTGGAGCGCGGGGGGTATACCCGTATCCTTACGCGGACTCGCACCGAACTCGACCTGCTGGATCGTGCTGCGGTGCGGAGCTTTTTTGAAACCGAGCGCCCTCGCCTCGTGGTGGACGCCGCGGCAAAGGTCGGCGGCATCATTGCGAACAGCGAGCAACCGGTGGAGTTCCTGCTCCAGAACATCACGATCCAGAACAACATCATTGAGGCGGCGGCGGACTTCGGCGTCGATAAGCTGCTCTTTCTCGGCAGCTCCTGTATTTACCCCAAGCTGGCCACGCAGCCGATCACCGAGGATTCGCTGCTCTCCGGTCCGCTCGAGCCAACGAACGACGCCTATGCCCTGGCCAAGATCGCGGGCATCAAGCTCTGCCAGGCTTACGCAAAGCAGTACGGGAAGAATTTCATCTCCGGCATGCCGACGAATCTCTACGGCCCGAATGACAACTTTGACCTGCACACGTCCCACGTGCTGCCCGCCCTGATCCGCAAGGTCCACGAGGCCAAGTTGCGGGGCGACAAGTCGTATGTCGTGTGGGGCACGGGTTCGCCCCGGCGGGAATTCCTCCACGTCGACGATCTCTCCGAGGCGTGTTTGTTCCTGCTGGAGAATTACAACGAGCCGGAGATCGTAAACATCGGTTGCGGCGAGGATGTGACCATCCGCGAACTGGCCGAGACGGTCTGCGACGTGCTCGGGTTCCAGGGCGAGCTGGTCTTCGATACGACGAAACCCGATGGCACTCCCCGCAAGCTGCTCGACATGTCGAAGCTGCTTTCCATGGGCTGGAAGCCCCGCATTCCGCTGCGCGAGGGCATTCGCGGAGCCTACGACTGGTATCTGCAACACGGTTCGCGGTAA
- a CDS encoding GNAT family N-acetyltransferase, producing the protein MIRYSATETITVGQFRDVLVRSTLGERRPLDREDTLDAMLTNASLLATAWDGELLVGIARSVTDFAYCCYISDLAVDEAYQRQGIGRQLIEATAQRLGPHCKIILLAAPKADTYYGGVGFQRHPRAWVRDKS; encoded by the coding sequence ATGATCCGGTACTCCGCCACGGAGACGATCACGGTCGGGCAATTCCGCGACGTCCTGGTGCGTTCCACCCTGGGCGAGCGACGTCCGCTCGACCGCGAGGATACGCTGGACGCCATGCTGACCAATGCCTCGCTCCTCGCGACGGCGTGGGATGGCGAGTTGCTCGTGGGCATCGCGCGGTCGGTGACGGATTTTGCCTACTGCTGCTATATTTCCGACCTCGCGGTCGATGAGGCGTACCAGCGACAGGGCATCGGCAGGCAGCTCATCGAGGCCACCGCGCAGCGACTGGGACCGCATTGCAAAATCATCCTCCTCGCCGCCCCGAAAGCCGACACGTACTACGGCGGAGTGGGCTTTCAGCGACACCCTCGCGCGTGGGTGCGGGACAAATCCTGA
- a CDS encoding LysR substrate-binding domain-containing protein encodes MELRHLRYFVTAAEELNISRASSRLRISQPAVSRQIHDLEDELGVELFVRESGGLRLTPAGEAFLPQARDILRRSREAVDRLQAFRNPAPVKIVVGYIAPMLSVVVTPALRAFGETYPDVVVDLIELSPGDQIPALRDAKIDIALVGQPCPEVAKEFHVTELNRTPLAAVVSDHHQYALRKKVKLTELEEEKFIGFCEQTFPGRNEAIRQACEGAGFAPCIEQQAHNLAAAIALVSSGKGVTLMPDDADHLPHPHAVFLTLQPSVPAEVSALVRRKDDCRPELLAFAEACVAVRLTRAASRQLAAA; translated from the coding sequence AGGAGCTGAACATCAGCCGCGCCTCGTCCCGGCTGCGCATTTCCCAACCCGCCGTCAGCCGGCAGATTCACGACCTGGAGGATGAGCTCGGCGTGGAGTTGTTTGTGCGCGAGTCCGGCGGACTCCGGCTTACGCCCGCAGGTGAGGCCTTCCTGCCCCAGGCGCGGGACATTCTGCGCCGAAGCCGCGAGGCGGTGGACCGTTTGCAGGCTTTTCGCAATCCCGCCCCGGTGAAAATCGTGGTCGGCTACATCGCGCCGATGCTCTCCGTGGTGGTGACGCCGGCCCTGAGGGCCTTTGGCGAGACGTACCCCGATGTGGTTGTCGATCTCATCGAACTCTCGCCCGGCGACCAGATTCCCGCTCTGCGCGATGCGAAGATCGACATCGCCCTCGTCGGCCAGCCCTGCCCCGAGGTGGCGAAGGAATTTCACGTCACCGAGCTGAACCGCACGCCGCTGGCCGCCGTGGTCTCGGATCACCACCAGTACGCCTTACGCAAGAAGGTGAAGCTCACCGAGCTGGAGGAGGAAAAATTCATCGGCTTCTGCGAGCAGACCTTTCCTGGGCGCAATGAGGCGATCCGCCAAGCCTGCGAGGGAGCAGGGTTCGCTCCCTGCATCGAGCAGCAGGCGCACAATCTCGCGGCCGCCATCGCGCTCGTCTCCTCCGGCAAAGGCGTGACGCTCATGCCGGACGACGCGGATCATCTGCCGCACCCGCACGCTGTCTTTCTGACCCTGCAACCCTCGGTGCCTGCGGAGGTTTCTGCCCTGGTGCGGAGAAAGGACGATTGCCGCCCGGAGCTGCTGGCCTTCGCCGAGGCCTGCGTGGCTGTGCGCCTCACCCGGGCGGCCTCGCGCCAGCTCGCCGCTGCATGA